Sequence from the Streptomyces sp. NBC_00358 genome:
AGACCACCTGGTCCCCCGTCACCACCCCGAACTCTCCTTGCGAGGGGTCGTCCGCCCGCACCCGCGTGACCTGCTTGAAGTCCGTGCCGGCGATCACCTTCAGCAGCGGGCCCTGCCCCGGGACCGCGCGCAGCTCGGCGCCGGGCAGCGCGGCAGCCAGGGACTTCGCCGAGCGGTCCCAGCGCGGGTCGTAGGTGACGACGGTGCGCCGCACCGTGCGGTCGGGGGCCGTCGCGGGCCGGCCCGTCGTCCTGAAACCGGTGGCCGCGAGCGCGCCGTCGACCCGCTTGCCGAGGCCCGTCGTGGGGGTCCCGTTCTCGACCTGGACCCGGATCTGCTGCGGGGCCACCGCGACCCGGACGGCCCCCGGCCTCGGCGCCCGGGCCGCCGCGAGCGGCTTGTCGTCGCGCAGCGCCTCGAAGAGCTTCCGCGACTTCGCCTCGTCCCATTTCAGGGTCGAGCCGATGCCCTTGACGGCATAGGCCATCTGTCCGATCGGTACGGTCGTGAACTCGGACGAGGACGGGGAGAAGTTCCGCATCGCCCGGCCCAGATCCAGCAGCTCGTCCGTGCCGAAGCCCTTGTCGGCCCGCACCGAGCCCAGCACCGCCCGCGTCACGTCACGGAACCTGATCGGGTTCAGCAGAACTCCGGACGACGTGGTCTGTCCGACGAGCGCCGCGAGGAAGCGCTGCTGCCGCTTCATCCGGCCGAGGTCCGAGGAGCCGTCGGTGTGCCGGGACCGTACGTACTGAAGGGCCTGCCCGCCGCCCAGCAGATGCGAGCCGGCCGTCAGGTCGAGTCCGGTGTACCTGTCCTTCAGCGGCTGCGCGGTGCAGATGCGGACACCGCCGAGCACGTCCACCGTCTTCATGAAGCTGGTGAAGTCGACCTCCAGGTAGTGGTCGATCTTCACGTGGGTCATGTTCTCGACGGTCCGTACGGTCAGGGTGGGGCCGCCCTCCGCGTACGCCGCGTTCAGTTTGAGGGGGTGGGGGCCGTGCCGTTCGCCGGTGACCGCGTCGGTGTGCGCGGGCGCCTCGGCGTACGAGTCGCGCGGCAGGCTGACGATGCTGGCCCGCTCCCGGTCCTCCGAGATGTGCACGATCATGACGGTGTCGGTGCAGTGGCAGGGCGCGCCGCCCAGCCGGTACTTCCGCCGCTCCGCCTCGGTGATCTTCTCCCGGCCGTCGGTGCCGACCAGCAGCAGATTCATGCCGTGGCCGGCCTCGGGCCGGTTCTTCATGTCCTTGAACGGGTCGACCCGGGTGATGTCCGCGTCCAGGCTGCTCAGCACCGCGTGCCCGATGCCCGCCGAGGCGAGGACCACCACGGAGACGGTGGTCACCGCCCGCATGGCCCAGCGCGGCTTCTTGCGCCGTACGGGGCGTACGGGGCGCCCGGGGCGTCCGTCGGCCCGCCGGGTGGGACGCCGTGCGGGAGAGGGCTGCGGGGGGCGCTGAGGGCGGACGGGGGAGCGGGGCGGCGTGGGCAAGAGGGACACCTCCGCGAGGCTGGACGGGGGAGGGACGCGTTCCGCGGGGCCGACCGGGACCGCGTTCCGCTCGGCGTGGGGATCCGTGAGCACGGTAGGCCCATACGATCTGCGGCCCGGTCCTTACGCCGGGCGGCGCGCGACCGTGTCCCCCGTTCGCGGTAACGTGAGCTCCGATGAGCGAGAAGCCTGACGTGCGGTCCCCCGCCGTTTCTGTGATCATGCCCGTCCTCAACGAGGAGCGGCATCTGCGCGGGGCCGTCCAAGCGATCCTGGCGCAGCGGTACGACGGTGAGATGGAGGTCGTGATCGCCCTCGGTCCCTCTGCGGACCGGACGGACGAGATCGCCGCCGAACTCGTCCGTGAGGACCCGCGGGTGCACACCGTGCCGAACCCGACCGGCCGCACGCCCGCGGCGCTGAACGCCGCGATCAAGGCGTCCCGGCACCCCGTCGTCGTGCGCGTCGACGGGCACGGCATCCTTTCCCCGAACTACATCGCCAACGCCGTACGGCTCCTGGAGGAGACCGGCGCGCAGAACGTCGGCGGCATCATGCACGCCGAGGGCGAGAACGACTGGGAGCACGCCGTCGCCGCCGCCATGACGTCGAAGATCGGCGTGGGCAACGCGGCCTTCCACACCGGCGGTGAGGCGGGCCCGGCCGAGACCGTGTACCTCGGGGTGTTCCGGCGCGAGGCCCTGGAGCAGCAGGGCGGTTACAACGAGGAGTTCATCCGCGCCCAGGACTGGGAGCTGAACTTCCGGATCCGGGAGGCGGGCGGACTCATCTGGTTCTCGCCCGAGCTGAAGGTGTCCTACCGCCCGAGGCCCTCCGTCAAGGCGCTCGCCAAGCAGTACAAGGACTACGGCCGCTGGCGGCACGTCGTGGCGCGCTACCACGAGGGCTCCATCAACCTGCGCTACCTGGCCCCGCCGACCGCCGTCTGCGCGATCGCGGCGGGCCTGGTCGTCGGAGCGGCGCTGACGCCCTGGGGCTTCGTCGTCCCGGCCGGCTATCTCGCGGCGATAGGACTCGGCTCGCTGCCCGCGGGCAAGGGCCTGTCGGCGAAGGCCCGGCTCCAGATCCCCGTCGCCCTCGCGACGATGCACATGTCGTGGGGCTGGGGCTTCCTGATGAGCCCGAAGACGCTGGCAAGGAAGGTCATCGCGTCCCGGCGTCCCGCGGTCCTCAGCGGCTCCAACTGAACCCACCCGTACATGAGTTGGGCCCCTCTCGACTTCGAGAGGGGCCCAACTGCCGTTGGCCGGCGGTCCTACGTCCAGGTGTAGGCCGGGTCGACGTGCATGCAGGCGCCGGTGTCCGAGCCCTTGTCCAGCTTCGCGGACGCGGGTGTCGAGTCGTCGTCCGCGGGGGCCTTGTACGTCGTGCCGTCCCGCCAGTCGGCGCCGACGAACAGCGTGACCCCGGAGACGTCCGCCGACTTCTCCACGGCGTGCGAGGAGATCCCGAGGGCCTTGGCGACCCGCAGGGCGTCACCCTCCAGATCGGCGCTCGGATAGCGGATGACCGTGGTGTCCTCGGCGGTCGCGACGGACGTGTCCGCCTTCGACTGCGTGAAGCCCTTGCCGACGAGGAGTCCGGTCACCGCGCTCGCGCGTCCGGGCACCGGCGCCAGCACGCTGGTACGCGTGCTGTTCCGCACCTGCACCGCGATCTGGTCGTCCGCCGCGGCCGGGTCCGACGACGTCTTCTCCGCGGTCTTCTTCTTGTCCTTGCCGTCCAGCGCGATGTCCTCGCGCAGCAGCCGCCAGACCTTGTCCGCGTCCGTCGCCTTGGGAAGCACCCGGTTGCCGTCGGTGGAGTACACCCACGGCATGGTGGTCATGTTGATGCGGTTGGTCGGGACCTTCTTCAGTTCTTTGCTGAGGTCGTAGAGCTTGGTCACCGTGCCCAGGCCCTGGTCGACGGTGAGCGCCTTGGTGGCCGTCTCCGCGAGGCCGCGCAGCTTGCCCGGGTTGGTCAGCGTGGCGTTCTCACGCAACTGGCGCACCATCGAGTTCATGTACTGGTGCTGGGCCTTGGTCCGGCCGATGTCGCTGCCGTCCTCGAAGCCGTACCGCGTCCGCAGCCACTGGAGGGCCTGCTTGCCCTTGACGGACGTCGTGCCCTTCTCCAGCTTCAGCCCGGAGCCGTGACCGGTGGAGGTGTGCGAGTAGATGTTGGCGTCCACGCAGACGGGGACGCCGCCGATCGCGTCGGCCATGGACACCACACCCGCGAAGTCGACCATGATGAAGTGGTCGATGTGGATGTCGGTCAGCTTCTCCCAGGTGGCGACCGTGCAGCCGGGGCCGCCGCGGCCCAGTGAGTCGTTCGTCATCGTGAGCGACGTGCTCGCGGCGTAGGTCTTCCCGGTGTCCGGGTCGGTGCAGTTGGGTATCCGCAGCAGTGTGTCGCGCGGCATGCTCACGACCGACATGTTGCTGCGGTCCGCCGACAGGTGCAGCAGCATCTGGACGTCCGCGCGGGGCGGTGTGTTGAACGTGTCCTTCGCGCCGCCGAGCTTCTGGTTCGCGGTGGAGTTCCGGGAGTCCGAACCGATCAGGAGAATGTTCAGCGGGGTCTGGCCCGCCGCGTTCGGCTTCGGTTTGGCGGCGCGGTCCTTCGCGTCGCCGATGTTCAGGTCCGCCTGCTTGATGTTGTCGTTCAGATGTCTGTAGTACAGATAACCCGCGCCGGCGGTGCCGAGTATCAGTACCGCCAGCACCATCGCAGACCAGCGCAGTATTCGACGTCTGCGCCGGGGGCGGCCTTCGTTCCCGCGCCGTTTCCCGCCGTCGTCCCCGCCGTGCCGGCCCTGCCCCTGCGGGCTGATCGGCATGGTGTCGTCGGCCCGGAGCATGCCGTCGCCGTCACCCTCGGGCCGGGTGCGGTCGTCGTCCGCCGTACGAACGGGCTCGCCGCCCTCTCCGTACATGCTGTCGTCCCAGCCCAGTTCGCCGGCCTGCGGGACACGCGGTCGTGCTCCCTCCCCGCGCACACTGCTTTGCGCCATCTCTCAGCCTCTCCCCACCCTGCGCCTGACAAACGGGTCCGTCGCACGCCCGGGGCCGGACGCTCTCGCGTCCGGCCGGACGTTCCTCGCGTCCTGTAGGACGCTTGACGGACCCGTTAGGTCACTTGGCGCACACCGTTTTGTCCGCAGTGGACTTCTCCACGTCCGGCGCCTTCGTCGAAGCGGTCAAAGGCACTCCCGCGCCCTTGAAGTCCTTGCCCAGGGTCAGCACGATCGCGGGCAGCCCCTGTGAGTTCTTCTCGCTCTTGCCGGGCTTCAGCGCAGCACCGGAAAGCCCCATCAGATCCGCCAACTTGCGTGCCTGGTCGGCCTGGTCGGGAGAGTACTCCAGCGTTGTCCTGCTGAGTGTTTCCGGAGCGTTGCCCAGCTGACTGGACTTCAGGACGCCCTCAGTATTCTGCAGCCAGTTAAGAGTTTCCTGTGCGGAGCCGGCTTCGGCACCGCCGTTGTAGATGTCGACGCGGACATCGGACGCGGCGGAACGGGAGCCCTTGAGACGGGCGGCCACCGCGGCCTTCTCCTTCTTCTGCTTCGCCTTCACCGCGGTGAAGGAGACGTCGTTCTTGATGGCGTCGAAGACGGCGGGCGCTGTGTTCGGATTGACTATGACCGTCTTGTGGACCACGCCGTCCGCCGGGTTGTCGAGAACCGGAACCGTGGTGAAGGTGATGTTCTTCGTCGGCACCTTCTTCAGCTCCAGCGCCATGTCCTTGAGGGTGTTGACGTGGCCGATGCCGGTGTCCACGGTGAGCGCCTTGGTGGCGGCCTCGGCCAGCTTGAACAGCTTGGTGGGGCTGGTGAGGGTGTCGCTCGAACTCATCTTGCGGATCAGGGAGCCGATGAACTGCTGCTGCACCTTGATGCGGTCGAGGTCGCCCGCGTTGCCGAAGCTGTGCCGGGTGCGGACGAAGGCGAGTGCCTGCTCGCCCTCGATGACGTGCTTGCCGGCGGAGAGCTTGAGGTGCGAGTTGGCGTCGTCGACGTTCTTCGCGAGACAGACCTCGACACCGCCGACCGCGGTGGTCAGCGTCTTGACGGCGTTGAAGTCGGCCATCATGAAGTGGTCGACCGTGATACCGGTGACCGCCTTGACGGTGTCCATCGTGCAGCCCGGGTTGCGGTCGCTCTGGCCGAGACTGGTGTTGAAACGGACGTCGTCCGTGCCGTTGATGATCTCCTCGGTGCCGTCCGGCTTCTTGGTCCGGCACTCGGGGACGTCGACGATGAGGTCGCGCGGGATGCTCAGCGCGGTCGCGTTCGTCCGGTCCTTGGAGACGTGCAGCAGGATGTTCGTGTCGGCGTGCCCGACGCTGTTCTTGTCGCCGTATCCCGAGTTGCCCGCACCGGTGCGCTTGTCGGTGCCGATGATGAGGAGGTTGAAGGCCTCGTCCTTGCTGAAGCCGCTCTTGGCCGAAGTGCCGACGTCCTGCGTCTGGACGTTGCCCGCGAGGTGCTGGAGGTAGGCGTACGCGCCGCCCGCCACGACCACCAGGACCAGCGCCATGCCGCCGCCGGTCCAGAGCAGTATCTTCTTCGCCTTCGACTTCCTGGGCGGCTGGTTGCGCCCGCGCCGCCGCCCCGGAAGGGGCTCCGGCGGCTCGGCGCGCCGGCGGCGCGGCCCCGGCACATCGGTGCCGGGCGCGTCACGGTCCCGTCCCGGCGCTTCGCGGTCCCGTCCCGGTGCCGCGCGATCCCTGCCCGGCGCGCTTCGGGTGCGCGCCGCGGGGGACGGTGTGCCCCTCCGCGGTCGCGGCACTCCCGGCTGCGCTCCGGAAGGGGTCAGTCGCAGTTCGTATTCACCGGTGTTCGGGTTGAGTACCCACTGGTCTGCGGGGTCGATGTCGTCCGCCCGCCCACGGCCTTGCGCGTCCACGGTTGTCTGAATCCTCCGTCGGGGCCACGCGGCGCCCTTTTCCCCCTCGAAAAGGCGCTCGGGTCTCGGTCAAGCAGTGCGCGACCGCCAGGACGGACCTCGTGGTCGGGTGCACCGGATCGCTCACACTATCCGTCCAGTTCAGCGTGGAGCGACGGCCGTGACAAATTCGACGTCCCTACAACCGGGCAATCCGCCCCATTTTCAGAGACTTCTTAGCTCAGCTGTTCCCCGCCTTGGTCCGTGCTTTACCCGCAGGCGTCCTGGGCCGCCGTGTTACCCCGGAAAGTGGGAGTGGGATCGGGGGTCCCGCCGAGGAGAGCCGGTCCTATTACCATCGACATTCCGTCGCCGGACGACTCCTCTTCGTAGCCGCGGACGGAGTTTCCGTACAGACTCGCGGAATGCGGCGATCGGCCCTGGGTGAGCCTCCGGGCCGGTTCCTTCGAGACCGTCACGGGTCTGTCGGCGCGCAGCAGGGCGAAGAGCCGGGCCGCGTCGGGCTCCACGAGCTGATCGCGGTTGGCGTTGAGGACGTACGACGTCCGCGGCACCGTCAGGAACTTCATGCTGTCGGTGGGGATGTCGCGCATTCCGCGCACCAGGTCGTACAGCCCGCGCAGGCTCGCCAGCCCGGGGTCGGTCGTCAGCGACGAGGTGGCCGCGTCGAGCACCGGATACAGCTTCGCCGGGTTGAGCAGCACGTCGTCGCTGCGCACCTTGGTGACCAGCGCGCCGAGGAACTTCTGCTGGCGGTCCATGCGTTCGGTGTCGCTGCCGTTGCCGATGCTCTTGCGGGCGCGGACGTAGCCGAGCGCCTGTTCGCCGTTGAGCACGACCTTGCCGGCGGGCAGCTTCAGCTTCGCCGCCTTGTCGTTGATCGGCTTCTTCAGGCACACCTCGACACCGTCCACGGCGTCGACCATGTCCTTGAAACCATGGAAGTCCACCACCATGTGATGGTCGACGCGGATGTTCGTGAGCTTTTCGACGGTACGGATCGTGCAGGCCGAACCGCCCACCTGGAAGGCGTAGTTGAACATCGCGAACATCGGCTCGGTACGGGTGCCGTCCGGCCGCCGGCAGCCCGGCACGTCCACCATCAGGTCGCGGGGCAGTGACACGGCGGTCGCGCTGTGCCGGTTCGCCGAGAGGTGCAGCAGGATCGTGGTGTCGGACCGCTCCGTCCCGGAGTCGCGGCCGTACTTCTTGTTCCCGGCTCCCGAGCGCGAGTCCGACCCGATCAGCAGGATGTTCTGCGCGTCGCGCACCAGCGCGGTGGGCCGTTCCTTCTCGTACCGGGCGAGCTCGGCGGCCGCGTCGTTGTCCGCGGTGATGTTCCCGTTCAGCTTCTCGTACGCGGCCCAGCCGACGGCCACGGCACCGAGGACCACCACGGCCACCCCGGTCGCCGTGTAGCGCAGCCAGCGCCGCCGCCGGCGTACGGCCCCGTCCCCGGTGGGCGACGCTCCCGGTACCGGCCCCTCGGGGCGCCCGGAGGGAGCGCCTTCGCTGTCGGTCACGTCGGAATCCACCACCCCTCATGCCGTACGAGCGTGTGTGGCTGCTCCTACGACCATGTCCCGAAGTGGCTGGTGAGGGGGCCCGGTGATGGGCCGAACGGGCGACGGGCCCGGGGCGGGACCGCCCGGCCGCCGTGGGGCCGTACGGGTGACGGCCGCTAGCGAGCCGTCGCGGTCACCCGCTCGCTCTCGATCCGCCGGGCGAGCGCGTCGTCGTCCAGCCGGTCGAGATTGCGGCACAGCACCACGGAACCGCCGGCCGCGAGAGGCGCGTACAGGCCCGCGGCCAGGCCCTCCCAGGTGTCGTACGGGCGGGCCGACAGCAGGCGCGAACCGGGTCCCGTCAGATCCAGCCCGGGAGCGTCGGCGCGGGCCTGCTCCACGACCTCCGCACCCGTGTAGGCGGCCCCGGCGACGATCAGCGCCCGTTCCTCCGGATCGACGGGCGCGTACGGCGCGAACCGGTCGCCCTGGCTCGGCACCTCCACGGCGTAGTCGGCGTACCCCGCGGG
This genomic interval carries:
- a CDS encoding LCP family protein, with the translated sequence MDAQGRGRADDIDPADQWVLNPNTGEYELRLTPSGAQPGVPRPRRGTPSPAARTRSAPGRDRAAPGRDREAPGRDRDAPGTDVPGPRRRRAEPPEPLPGRRRGRNQPPRKSKAKKILLWTGGGMALVLVVVAGGAYAYLQHLAGNVQTQDVGTSAKSGFSKDEAFNLLIIGTDKRTGAGNSGYGDKNSVGHADTNILLHVSKDRTNATALSIPRDLIVDVPECRTKKPDGTEEIINGTDDVRFNTSLGQSDRNPGCTMDTVKAVTGITVDHFMMADFNAVKTLTTAVGGVEVCLAKNVDDANSHLKLSAGKHVIEGEQALAFVRTRHSFGNAGDLDRIKVQQQFIGSLIRKMSSSDTLTSPTKLFKLAEAATKALTVDTGIGHVNTLKDMALELKKVPTKNITFTTVPVLDNPADGVVHKTVIVNPNTAPAVFDAIKNDVSFTAVKAKQKKEKAAVAARLKGSRSAASDVRVDIYNGGAEAGSAQETLNWLQNTEGVLKSSQLGNAPETLSRTTLEYSPDQADQARKLADLMGLSGAALKPGKSEKNSQGLPAIVLTLGKDFKGAGVPLTASTKAPDVEKSTADKTVCAK
- a CDS encoding glycosyltransferase family 2 protein: MSEKPDVRSPAVSVIMPVLNEERHLRGAVQAILAQRYDGEMEVVIALGPSADRTDEIAAELVREDPRVHTVPNPTGRTPAALNAAIKASRHPVVVRVDGHGILSPNYIANAVRLLEETGAQNVGGIMHAEGENDWEHAVAAAMTSKIGVGNAAFHTGGEAGPAETVYLGVFRREALEQQGGYNEEFIRAQDWELNFRIREAGGLIWFSPELKVSYRPRPSVKALAKQYKDYGRWRHVVARYHEGSINLRYLAPPTAVCAIAAGLVVGAALTPWGFVVPAGYLAAIGLGSLPAGKGLSAKARLQIPVALATMHMSWGWGFLMSPKTLARKVIASRRPAVLSGSN
- a CDS encoding LCP family protein, whose product is MAQSSVRGEGARPRVPQAGELGWDDSMYGEGGEPVRTADDDRTRPEGDGDGMLRADDTMPISPQGQGRHGGDDGGKRRGNEGRPRRRRRILRWSAMVLAVLILGTAGAGYLYYRHLNDNIKQADLNIGDAKDRAAKPKPNAAGQTPLNILLIGSDSRNSTANQKLGGAKDTFNTPPRADVQMLLHLSADRSNMSVVSMPRDTLLRIPNCTDPDTGKTYAASTSLTMTNDSLGRGGPGCTVATWEKLTDIHIDHFIMVDFAGVVSMADAIGGVPVCVDANIYSHTSTGHGSGLKLEKGTTSVKGKQALQWLRTRYGFEDGSDIGRTKAQHQYMNSMVRQLRENATLTNPGKLRGLAETATKALTVDQGLGTVTKLYDLSKELKKVPTNRINMTTMPWVYSTDGNRVLPKATDADKVWRLLREDIALDGKDKKKTAEKTSSDPAAADDQIAVQVRNSTRTSVLAPVPGRASAVTGLLVGKGFTQSKADTSVATAEDTTVIRYPSADLEGDALRVAKALGISSHAVEKSADVSGVTLFVGADWRDGTTYKAPADDDSTPASAKLDKGSDTGACMHVDPAYTWT
- a CDS encoding LCP family protein gives rise to the protein MTDSEGAPSGRPEGPVPGASPTGDGAVRRRRRWLRYTATGVAVVVLGAVAVGWAAYEKLNGNITADNDAAAELARYEKERPTALVRDAQNILLIGSDSRSGAGNKKYGRDSGTERSDTTILLHLSANRHSATAVSLPRDLMVDVPGCRRPDGTRTEPMFAMFNYAFQVGGSACTIRTVEKLTNIRVDHHMVVDFHGFKDMVDAVDGVEVCLKKPINDKAAKLKLPAGKVVLNGEQALGYVRARKSIGNGSDTERMDRQQKFLGALVTKVRSDDVLLNPAKLYPVLDAATSSLTTDPGLASLRGLYDLVRGMRDIPTDSMKFLTVPRTSYVLNANRDQLVEPDAARLFALLRADRPVTVSKEPARRLTQGRSPHSASLYGNSVRGYEEESSGDGMSMVIGPALLGGTPDPTPTFRGNTAAQDACG
- a CDS encoding LCP family protein is translated as MPTPPRSPVRPQRPPQPSPARRPTRRADGRPGRPVRPVRRKKPRWAMRAVTTVSVVVLASAGIGHAVLSSLDADITRVDPFKDMKNRPEAGHGMNLLLVGTDGREKITEAERRKYRLGGAPCHCTDTVMIVHISEDRERASIVSLPRDSYAEAPAHTDAVTGERHGPHPLKLNAAYAEGGPTLTVRTVENMTHVKIDHYLEVDFTSFMKTVDVLGGVRICTAQPLKDRYTGLDLTAGSHLLGGGQALQYVRSRHTDGSSDLGRMKRQQRFLAALVGQTTSSGVLLNPIRFRDVTRAVLGSVRADKGFGTDELLDLGRAMRNFSPSSSEFTTVPIGQMAYAVKGIGSTLKWDEAKSRKLFEALRDDKPLAAARAPRPGAVRVAVAPQQIRVQVENGTPTTGLGKRVDGALAATGFRTTGRPATAPDRTVRRTVVTYDPRWDRSAKSLAAALPGAELRAVPGQGPLLKVIAGTDFKQVTRVRADDPSQGEFGVVTGDQVVCP